A genome region from Methanococcoides burtonii DSM 6242 includes the following:
- a CDS encoding sensor histidine kinase yields the protein MDEVPLKIKLIIYIGLSVLLVMAATTAIIISTSTSQHEDLAYKKSIEKASNYANKFNSDMQSNMAMARTIASTLTVYNSSDREEVNDILKEILIDNPNLIGTYTAFEPNAFDGKDAEYAGTEGYDSTGRLVPYWNKIGGTIFMEPLLYYEISDYYQLPKQLEQEVLTESYLYQGELIVSYVSPIIRDGEFIGIGGVDVSLNYIDEIVSNVTAFETGYAFTTSNTGMLLSHPVHKDWIGKKTLNDLNDSEITFMADNIRVGQGGHIETVDPTTGEDVIIFYEPVRTGNYSFILVIPKEDMLADVRALRNELILISSIALIFMAGAAYLVAISITRPINEIISNFEDISKSALKGDLNRRAEADVGVDFRKIPSGLNDILDSLQIYSNDLEKANKELKSLDQMKDVFLSNVSHELRTPLTSIKGYTQNLYDESLGDINGSQKTSLETVLRNADRLRRLVDSLLYISQAQAEIIEYDFKECYIAKIISNTIMDTIMLVEENDLHIEKKIPSDLPTIEADEARLVDMLNNIVDNAIKFTPPGGMIILGVFDDENYLHLTVSDTGIGIPKELIPNLFKKFYQIDSSIRRKYGGTGLGLYICKKIVDAHSGEIWIESEPHKGTTVHIRLPKVRDGEEVG from the coding sequence ATGGATGAAGTACCGTTAAAAATAAAATTGATCATATACATAGGATTAAGCGTTCTTTTAGTAATGGCTGCTACCACAGCTATCATTATTTCTACCAGCACATCCCAGCATGAAGACCTTGCATATAAGAAGTCTATTGAGAAGGCAAGCAATTATGCAAACAAGTTCAACTCAGATATGCAATCTAACATGGCAATGGCAAGAACAATTGCAAGTACGCTGACAGTTTACAATTCCTCTGACAGGGAAGAGGTCAATGATATTCTAAAGGAAATACTCATTGATAATCCCAATCTGATCGGTACCTATACAGCTTTTGAACCCAATGCGTTTGATGGAAAGGATGCTGAATATGCCGGTACTGAAGGTTATGATTCCACAGGTCGGCTTGTGCCATACTGGAACAAAATTGGTGGTACCATATTCATGGAACCCCTTCTATACTATGAAATCTCTGATTATTATCAATTGCCAAAACAGCTTGAGCAGGAAGTACTGACAGAGTCATACCTGTATCAGGGCGAGCTTATTGTGAGCTATGTGTCTCCAATAATAAGGGATGGCGAGTTCATTGGTATTGGAGGTGTTGATGTATCCCTTAACTATATTGATGAGATAGTATCAAATGTTACTGCTTTTGAGACTGGTTATGCATTCACTACAAGCAATACTGGAATGCTATTATCCCATCCTGTGCATAAGGATTGGATCGGTAAAAAGACCCTTAATGATCTCAATGACTCTGAAATAACGTTTATGGCGGATAATATTCGTGTTGGGCAAGGGGGACATATAGAGACAGTTGACCCGACCACAGGGGAAGATGTGATCATATTCTATGAACCGGTACGTACAGGCAATTATTCTTTTATTCTGGTGATCCCGAAAGAGGACATGCTTGCAGATGTCAGAGCCCTGCGGAATGAACTTATACTCATCTCATCGATTGCACTTATTTTTATGGCCGGTGCAGCCTATCTCGTTGCGATATCCATAACCCGTCCGATAAACGAGATCATTTCCAATTTTGAAGATATCTCTAAGTCTGCCCTGAAAGGTGATCTGAACAGAAGGGCTGAGGCTGATGTGGGAGTTGATTTCAGGAAGATTCCCTCTGGCTTGAATGACATCCTTGATTCGCTACAGATCTATTCGAATGATCTGGAAAAAGCAAATAAGGAGCTCAAATCACTGGACCAGATGAAGGACGTTTTCCTCTCAAATGTCAGCCATGAGCTAAGGACACCGCTTACCAGCATCAAAGGCTATACTCAGAATTTGTATGATGAGTCCCTGGGTGATATCAACGGCTCACAAAAGACATCCCTTGAGACCGTACTACGCAATGCAGACAGACTCAGGCGTTTGGTAGATTCCCTGCTATATATAAGCCAGGCACAGGCAGAGATCATTGAATACGACTTTAAAGAATGCTATATAGCAAAAATAATAAGCAACACCATTATGGATACCATCATGCTCGTTGAAGAAAACGATCTCCATATCGAAAAGAAAATACCTTCAGATCTCCCTACCATCGAAGCCGATGAGGCCCGCCTGGTCGATATGCTGAACAACATCGTTGATAACGCCATCAAGTTCACTCCTCCCGGTGGTATGATCATCCTTGGAGTATTTGATGACGAAAATTATCTTCACCTCACTGTCAGTGACACTGGCATCGGCATCCCCAAAGAACTGATCCCGAACCTGTTCAAGAAGTTCTACCAGATCGATTCGTCCATAAGACGAAAATACGGCGGAACCGGTCTGGGTCTTTACATCTGTAAAAAGATAGTGGATGCTCATTCCGGTGAGATCTGGATCGAGAGCGAACCCCATAAGGGGACCACTGTTCATATCAGGCTTCCAAAGGTTAGGGATGGTGAGGAAGTTGGTTGA
- a CDS encoding ATP-binding protein, whose product MGVIFSPFKQLEEMSSKAQQGTWLGLTLVKRFVEMHGGSIWVKSEVNAGSNFTFTIHLKSETE is encoded by the coding sequence ATTGGAGTTATTTTTAGTCCTTTCAAACAGCTCGAAGAAATGTCTTCAAAGGCTCAGCAAGGAACATGGCTTGGTCTTACACTTGTAAAACGTTTTGTAGAAATGCATGGTGGTTCAATATGGGTGAAATCTGAAGTTAATGCAGGTAGTAATTTTACGTTCACTATTCATTTGAAAAGCGAGACCGAGTAA
- a CDS encoding CBS domain-containing protein produces the protein MQLPTPERLRQKRLDLALTQSELAKRAGVSQPLIARIEAGDVDPRLSTLRKICTAFEEVEKKKVLARDIMHTLVIFVSSEDSVESAVHLMEENGFSQVPVIDQGVPVGSISEDTIIKVMTDRKASDISQMRIRDIMGDAFPTVSPTTELNEISHMLERNPAVLVVEKGVTTGFVTKHDVIKLLHG, from the coding sequence ATGCAACTTCCAACACCTGAAAGGCTCAGGCAAAAAAGGCTCGATCTGGCCCTTACTCAAAGCGAGCTTGCAAAGCGTGCCGGTGTCAGTCAACCTCTTATTGCACGTATTGAAGCAGGTGATGTCGATCCAAGGTTATCGACACTTAGGAAGATATGTACTGCTTTTGAAGAAGTAGAGAAGAAAAAAGTGCTGGCAAGAGATATCATGCACACGCTTGTTATTTTTGTATCTTCTGAGGATTCGGTCGAATCCGCTGTGCATCTGATGGAAGAAAATGGTTTTTCACAGGTACCGGTCATCGACCAGGGAGTTCCTGTAGGCAGTATTTCCGAGGATACTATTATCAAGGTCATGACCGACAGAAAAGCATCGGATATTTCCCAGATGAGGATAAGAGATATCATGGGTGATGCATTTCCAACAGTTTCACCTACTACTGAACTTAATGAGATATCACATATGCTTGAGAGAAATCCGGCAGTCCTTGTAGTTGAGAAAGGAGTTACTACAGGATTCGTTACAAAACATGATGTGATCAAGCTATTGCATGGCTAA
- a CDS encoding PEF-CTERM sorting domain-containing protein, with translation MKTRTQIIMALAVACLFLTGIAAASEENDLNEDPSLAYPSSIRSVSIMAASNEGSVDNGDGTFTFTQQVDESSTTPHYIAPNGYGFGDYSWWNEDYGWMHTFPNATDANLTINSVKLIIKAWDVDSNVANGEFDHITGDGVDFDPVYLQGTSSQWSITEFDVAPALIADGNMNVFIDIDMNHNEDTWATTLDSSKLVVTYSYGGNVPPYAPELSVPTCVANDSALVVTVMGPNPADPDGDAVIYTYRWFVDIGTGYLDDDFADRGDHTGTTVPAADTQIDDKWKVRVTATDIYGAQTFSEIEFPVIVRTCQEEEIPEFPTIALPVAAIIGLAFFMQRRKD, from the coding sequence ATGAAAACAAGAACACAAATAATAATGGCATTAGCTGTAGCCTGTCTTTTTTTAACAGGTATCGCTGCAGCATCAGAAGAAAATGATCTTAATGAAGATCCAAGTCTCGCATATCCAAGCTCTATTAGATCTGTTTCAATAATGGCAGCTTCTAATGAAGGGTCTGTAGACAATGGAGATGGAACATTTACATTTACACAGCAAGTAGATGAGAGTAGTACTACACCCCACTACATAGCCCCTAATGGCTATGGTTTTGGAGATTACAGTTGGTGGAATGAAGATTATGGATGGATGCACACATTCCCCAATGCAACCGATGCAAACCTAACAATCAATTCTGTAAAGTTGATCATTAAAGCATGGGATGTAGATTCAAACGTTGCAAATGGTGAATTTGATCACATTACTGGAGATGGAGTCGACTTTGATCCAGTCTATCTTCAAGGTACAAGTAGCCAGTGGAGTATTACAGAATTTGATGTTGCACCTGCTCTCATTGCAGATGGAAATATGAATGTTTTTATTGACATTGATATGAATCATAACGAAGACACATGGGCTACAACCCTTGACTCTAGCAAACTTGTTGTAACCTATAGCTATGGAGGAAATGTTCCACCATATGCACCAGAATTATCTGTTCCTACTTGTGTTGCCAACGATAGTGCTCTTGTAGTAACAGTTATGGGGCCCAATCCAGCTGATCCTGACGGAGATGCTGTAATCTATACATACCGCTGGTTTGTTGACATTGGCACAGGTTATTTGGATGATGACTTTGCTGACAGAGGGGATCATACTGGCACTACTGTTCCAGCAGCAGACACTCAGATCGATGATAAATGGAAAGTAAGAGTAACTGCTACAGACATCTATGGAGCGCAGACATTCTCTGAAATCGAATTCCCAGTGATTGTAAGGACTTGCCAGGAAGAAGAAATTCCAGAGTTCCCAACAATTGCTCTTCCAGTTGCTGCAATAATTGGACTTGCATTCTTCATGCAGCGTAGGAAAGACTAA
- a CDS encoding pyridoxal-phosphate-dependent aminotransferase family protein produces MDLEDTLLMMPGPVPVAPRVLRAMSRPMINHRGKEFSAMFDDCTTMLKEIFQTENDLFTISGSGTASMEAALGCTIDKDDKVVTIENGKFGERFKDIAARYGQVVPVECEWGTSVDLDVVEEKLAEGAKAVTMVHNETSAGIRNPALEVGMLAKKYGALFIMDGVTSIGGDDVKVDEWGVDIAVVGSQKCIAAPPGLSMLSVSERAFEAMNKENLPYYLDLKAYQKSAAKSQTPYTPAVPLFFGLQEALKIVMEEGMDARIKRQATGAAAVRAAMDAIGIEMFPQLNATSAYSSTVSAMKSPEGVDSNDIKNGMMDKGIIIAGGQNRLSGKIFRIGSMGNVAPKDLMMTIQHLELVFRNLNVINEMGAGTEAAAKVFDTL; encoded by the coding sequence ATGGACCTTGAAGACACACTACTTATGATGCCTGGCCCTGTTCCTGTTGCACCTCGCGTGCTCAGGGCAATGTCAAGACCTATGATCAATCATAGGGGCAAGGAATTTTCCGCAATGTTCGATGACTGTACCACAATGCTGAAAGAGATCTTCCAGACAGAGAACGATCTTTTCACCATCAGCGGTTCAGGAACAGCTTCCATGGAAGCAGCTCTTGGATGCACTATTGATAAAGACGACAAGGTCGTCACTATCGAGAATGGTAAGTTCGGAGAGAGATTCAAGGATATCGCAGCCCGATACGGACAGGTAGTTCCTGTAGAGTGCGAATGGGGAACCTCTGTTGACCTCGATGTTGTAGAGGAGAAGCTTGCCGAGGGTGCCAAGGCTGTTACCATGGTACACAACGAGACCTCAGCAGGTATTCGCAATCCAGCTCTTGAAGTTGGTATGCTTGCAAAGAAGTACGGTGCATTGTTCATCATGGACGGCGTGACCTCCATCGGTGGAGATGATGTGAAAGTGGATGAATGGGGTGTTGATATCGCTGTTGTCGGTTCACAGAAGTGCATTGCTGCACCACCGGGACTTTCCATGCTTTCTGTAAGCGAACGTGCTTTTGAGGCTATGAACAAGGAGAATCTCCCATACTATCTTGACCTTAAGGCATACCAGAAGAGTGCAGCCAAGTCACAGACACCATATACACCCGCTGTGCCTCTGTTCTTCGGTCTTCAGGAAGCTTTGAAGATCGTTATGGAAGAAGGGATGGATGCAAGGATCAAGAGGCAGGCAACCGGTGCTGCTGCTGTCCGTGCAGCTATGGATGCAATTGGCATCGAGATGTTCCCACAGCTTAACGCAACCAGTGCTTATTCCAGTACCGTTTCCGCAATGAAGTCACCTGAGGGTGTTGACAGTAACGATATCAAGAATGGAATGATGGACAAGGGCATCATTATCGCAGGCGGTCAGAACAGACTCAGCGGTAAGATCTTCAGGATAGGCAGTATGGGCAATGTTGCTCCAAAGGACCTCATGATGACGATCCAGCACCTTGAACTCGTGTTCAGGAACCTCAATGTCATTAATGAGATGGGTGCAGGTACCGAAGCTGCTGCCAAAGTATTTGACACACTATAA
- the ribC gene encoding riboflavin synthase produces MKTIGIVDTTFARFNMGSAAVDEIQQNVSAKIKRITVPGVKDLPVASKKLIEEEGCDIVIALGMPGAKEQDKICAHEASTGIIQAQLMTNTHIIEVFVHEDEGKDEKELAFLMEMRSREHALNVVNMLFHPEKLVKQAGTGQRQGFEDVGTLKH; encoded by the coding sequence ATGAAAACTATAGGCATTGTTGATACGACCTTTGCACGTTTCAATATGGGAAGTGCAGCCGTCGATGAGATCCAGCAGAACGTATCCGCTAAGATCAAGCGGATAACCGTTCCCGGTGTCAAGGACCTGCCGGTAGCATCTAAGAAGCTCATAGAAGAAGAAGGATGCGACATAGTAATAGCTCTTGGAATGCCAGGAGCCAAGGAACAGGACAAGATCTGTGCCCACGAAGCCTCCACCGGCATCATCCAGGCCCAACTCATGACGAACACCCACATCATAGAAGTGTTTGTACATGAGGACGAGGGAAAGGACGAAAAGGAACTCGCATTCCTCATGGAAATGCGCTCCCGCGAGCACGCTTTAAATGTCGTCAACATGTTGTTCCACCCTGAAAAACTTGTCAAGCAGGCCGGTACTGGTCAAAGACAGGGATTTGAGGATGTTGGGACTTTGAAACATTAA
- a CDS encoding CDGSH iron-sulfur domain-containing protein: protein MEKEVRPSIKVSTNGPYIVKDVKTLRNSKGVFIETKHVMSLCRCGGSSNMPFCDGTHLGNDFSGEKEKDRVADRVDTYVGKYITIHRDRYVCSHVGHCIRNLPSVFKKGREPWADPDAADPEEIAKLIRTCPSGALSYTVNGKLYKDYSHGPEIFVLKDGPYNVTGVRLDDSDGSVPETQDHYALCRCGASRNKPFCDGRHSNVEFEDGKN from the coding sequence ATGGAGAAAGAAGTCAGACCTTCAATAAAAGTATCAACAAATGGACCATATATTGTGAAAGACGTTAAGACACTCAGGAATTCAAAGGGTGTTTTCATCGAGACTAAACATGTTATGTCACTTTGCAGATGTGGGGGATCGTCAAATATGCCATTTTGTGATGGAACACATTTAGGGAACGATTTTTCCGGGGAAAAAGAAAAGGATCGTGTTGCCGACAGAGTTGATACTTACGTCGGCAAATATATTACCATTCATCGTGACAGATATGTGTGTTCTCATGTAGGACATTGTATTCGCAATCTACCTTCTGTTTTCAAAAAGGGTAGAGAACCCTGGGCAGATCCGGATGCTGCAGACCCAGAAGAAATAGCAAAACTCATCAGGACCTGTCCTTCTGGCGCATTGAGTTATACTGTTAATGGAAAATTGTACAAGGATTATTCACATGGGCCGGAAATTTTTGTTCTGAAGGATGGACCTTACAATGTTACAGGAGTCAGGCTTGATGACTCTGATGGTTCAGTACCCGAAACCCAAGACCATTATGCTCTCTGCAGATGCGGCGCATCTCGAAATAAGCCATTCTGTGACGGCCGGCACTCCAATGTTGAATTTGAGGATGGAAAGAATTGA
- a CDS encoding NYN domain-containing protein, which yields METNESHDKLAVLIDADNVHSSIIKGLFDEIAKYGIASVKRLYGDWTGPQLSNWKDNLHIYSIQPIQQFSYTAKKNATDSALIIDAMDLLYTRNLDGFCIVSSDSDYTKLCQRIRESGAFVYGFGEKKTPEAFRAACNKFIYVENLRKEEEEETEGKEGKEEKEGSITISTNHTKIPTNELKMDTNLVTLLRSAIEDSADDNGWASLGNVGQNAMNRESDFDSRNYGYKKLSDLIEAIDLFEIEKRGKNSHIHIKDSRSKKK from the coding sequence ATGGAAACAAATGAATCACATGATAAATTAGCAGTCTTGATTGATGCTGATAATGTACACTCATCAATCATAAAAGGATTATTTGATGAAATTGCAAAATATGGAATTGCAAGCGTAAAACGACTCTACGGAGATTGGACAGGGCCTCAATTATCTAACTGGAAAGATAACCTGCACATATACTCAATTCAACCAATCCAACAGTTTAGTTATACCGCGAAAAAAAATGCAACCGACAGTGCACTGATAATAGATGCAATGGATTTGCTATACACAAGAAATCTAGATGGTTTTTGTATTGTTTCAAGTGATAGTGATTATACCAAACTATGTCAAAGGATACGTGAATCTGGGGCTTTTGTTTATGGATTTGGTGAGAAAAAAACACCGGAAGCATTTAGAGCTGCCTGCAATAAATTTATTTATGTAGAAAATCTCCGAAAAGAAGAGGAAGAAGAGACTGAAGGAAAGGAAGGAAAGGAAGAAAAGGAAGGAAGTATTACAATTTCGACAAACCATACAAAAATCCCTACAAATGAACTAAAAATGGATACAAACCTTGTGACCCTCTTAAGAAGTGCAATTGAAGATTCTGCAGACGATAATGGATGGGCATCACTGGGAAATGTTGGACAAAATGCAATGAACAGAGAATCAGATTTTGATTCGAGAAATTATGGTTATAAGAAATTAAGTGATTTGATTGAAGCTATTGACCTTTTTGAAATAGAAAAAAGAGGGAAAAATAGCCATATACACATCAAAGATAGCCGCTCAAAGAAGAAGTAA
- a CDS encoding catalase gives MSDEKTSSLTTAFGIPVGDDQNSLTAGERGPVLIQDVHLLEKLGHFNRERIPERVVHAKGAGAGGYFEVTADVTKYTKAKFLSEIGKRTEVFARFSTVGGEKGSADAARDPRGFAIKFYTEDGNHDLTGNNTPVFFIRDPLKFPDFIHTQKRNPATNCKDPNMFWDFLSLTPESIHQVTILFSDRGTPATFRNMNGYSSHTYKWYNDKGEYFWVQYHFKTDQGTKTLTREEAEKLSGTDPDHAVRDLYDAIEKGDYPSWTLEMQIMTPEQAEEYRFDILDITKVWPHGDFPTIKIGKMVLNRNPTNYFAEVEQSAFSPGNLVPGIDISPDKMLQARVFSYHDSHVHRLGPNYHQIPVNAPKNAPETSYQRDGFMRIDANGGSGPNYWPNSFGGPAPDPDALKPPFEVSGKADRTPYVHSNDDFVQAGNLYRDVMDDQARENLVGNIISHLSGAQKRIQLRQTALFFKADPDYGGRVADGLGLDVKEIERLANMTQTERVKATEK, from the coding sequence AGCGTGGACCAGTTCTCATACAGGACGTTCACCTATTGGAGAAACTTGGTCATTTTAATCGTGAACGTATACCTGAGCGTGTTGTGCATGCTAAAGGTGCAGGGGCTGGCGGTTATTTTGAAGTGACAGCTGATGTGACCAAATATACAAAAGCCAAATTCCTTTCAGAAATAGGCAAACGCACTGAGGTCTTTGCTCGCTTTTCCACTGTAGGTGGGGAAAAAGGTTCTGCCGATGCAGCAAGGGATCCACGTGGTTTTGCTATAAAGTTCTACACTGAAGATGGTAACCATGATCTCACGGGCAACAACACACCTGTGTTCTTCATTCGAGACCCTCTGAAGTTTCCTGATTTCATTCATACACAGAAGCGAAACCCTGCTACAAACTGCAAAGATCCAAACATGTTCTGGGACTTTCTGTCTCTCACTCCGGAATCAATTCATCAGGTCACGATCCTTTTTTCAGACAGGGGTACTCCTGCAACTTTCCGTAATATGAACGGATATTCAAGTCATACTTATAAGTGGTATAACGATAAGGGCGAATACTTCTGGGTGCAGTATCATTTTAAGACTGATCAGGGTACAAAGACCCTTACACGTGAGGAAGCAGAAAAATTAAGTGGGACTGATCCGGATCATGCTGTTCGGGATCTCTATGATGCTATAGAAAAGGGGGATTATCCTTCCTGGACCCTTGAGATGCAGATAATGACCCCGGAGCAGGCTGAAGAATATCGCTTTGACATTCTTGATATAACCAAGGTCTGGCCACATGGTGATTTCCCTACCATCAAGATCGGTAAAATGGTGCTTAATAGGAATCCAACCAATTATTTTGCTGAAGTGGAACAATCTGCTTTTAGCCCTGGTAATCTGGTACCGGGTATTGATATATCTCCAGATAAGATGTTACAGGCCAGAGTTTTCTCATATCATGACTCTCATGTTCATCGTTTGGGTCCCAATTATCATCAGATCCCTGTGAATGCTCCTAAAAATGCACCTGAAACCAGCTATCAGCGTGATGGGTTCATGCGAATTGATGCCAATGGAGGAAGTGGACCAAATTACTGGCCAAACAGTTTTGGTGGTCCTGCCCCGGACCCTGATGCTCTGAAGCCACCATTCGAAGTTTCCGGTAAAGCAGATCGTACGCCTTATGTCCACTCCAATGATGACTTTGTGCAGGCAGGTAACCTGTATCGTGACGTAATGGATGATCAGGCTCGTGAGAACCTTGTGGGTAATATTATTTCACATCTCTCGGGTGCACAAAAGCGTATTCAACTCAGACAGACTGCTCTGTTCTTCAAAGCCGATCCCGATTACGGAGGGCGTGTGGCTGATGGATTGGGTTTGGATGTAAAAGAAATTGAGCGTCTTGCCAATATGACCCAAACGGAACGTGTAAAAGCTACAGAAAAGTAA